In Rubrivirga marina, the following are encoded in one genomic region:
- a CDS encoding sensor histidine kinase — MRAVWLFLLLGAPTSAPAQPWSFERVGDLPHSTVMALRQDDRGFLWAGTPDGLTRYDGRRVAVFRARPGQAGSLPSSTVQALALDAEGALWVGTPAGACRLADEAHGRFVCPGPRLDVLDLFEAEGTLWAVDREALWRLDGGSFRRVRGSPAEESGAVRVHGARDGAVWTLRATAGSPTVRWLRYDVARGRLVERAAERVPDQAVGIVTATGRLLTVPADRIQALGWGAERPAVLGTVSTAVAEDGAVWVGSGRGLLRWTTGAVEAVPLPGGSPLSQAVLAIVVDRAGAVWVGTRSGLFVHDPARARFSHLDPSDVGAAAPVMAATTSTDGALWIGTFGGGLVRQRPGRPPEAAPGAPEDALVWALRPAPDGGLWVGTDNGVCRRDVGGRSTCLRAPLARSDGDAFVYALEGDGAGGVWAAGSSLVRLDGRSGAIVRRVETEPVGTPTALHRDRGGRLWVAVEKRGLWRLDERAGRLRPVAVPALAAASVWAIHEAADGALWLGTSDGLLRLDPEAARGEAHAPGLGGSTVYGVVPDGDRLWLTTARGLVRYRPADGALRRFGADEGVRNVEFNRRAVHRAPDGRVHLGGMAGLTTFDPAAFGDDGALPTAVVTRLRVDGPGGTEVYGGAAVRLGPSARALTFEVAAPLPSGGSALRYAYRLGPLDADWVEIEGEPVVRLAGLPPGAYRFEARASRGDGVWGAPAAVAVTLDPPWYRTGWFRFVAAALLAALVVGAVQLRVRAVRREERMRWRIASDLHDDVGSRLASVALLAEHVRDQGALDPPEASQLTAVAQAARGMVESLREIVWFVDPSHERPGSFAARTREAAASLVGPRATVEAPDRSRLDAAPLAVRRDVFLILKEALHNAARHAGGATVAVRIEESGRELVLSVRDEGPGFDPAAARSGTGLRSLRRRAEALGGTLDVASAPGEGTAVTLRAPLP, encoded by the coding sequence ATGCGCGCGGTCTGGCTCTTCCTGTTGCTCGGGGCGCCCACGTCGGCGCCCGCGCAGCCGTGGTCGTTCGAGCGGGTCGGGGACCTCCCGCACAGCACCGTGATGGCGCTCCGGCAGGACGACCGCGGGTTCCTATGGGCCGGGACGCCGGACGGGCTCACACGGTACGACGGCCGGCGGGTCGCCGTCTTCCGCGCTCGGCCGGGTCAGGCGGGGTCGCTCCCGTCCTCGACCGTCCAGGCCCTCGCCCTGGATGCGGAAGGCGCGCTCTGGGTCGGGACCCCGGCCGGGGCGTGCCGGCTGGCGGACGAGGCGCACGGCCGCTTCGTGTGTCCCGGCCCCCGGCTCGACGTGCTCGACCTGTTCGAGGCCGAGGGGACCCTGTGGGCCGTCGATCGCGAAGCGCTGTGGCGGCTTGACGGCGGGTCGTTCCGTCGTGTCCGGGGGAGCCCCGCGGAGGAGAGCGGGGCCGTCCGCGTGCACGGCGCCCGGGACGGGGCGGTCTGGACGCTCCGGGCGACCGCCGGGAGCCCGACCGTGCGGTGGCTCCGCTACGACGTCGCGCGGGGGCGCCTCGTGGAGCGGGCGGCCGAGCGAGTCCCGGATCAGGCGGTCGGGATCGTGACGGCGACGGGACGCCTCCTCACGGTGCCGGCCGACCGGATCCAAGCGCTCGGGTGGGGGGCCGAGAGGCCGGCGGTCCTCGGCACGGTCTCTACGGCCGTGGCCGAGGACGGTGCGGTCTGGGTCGGCTCGGGGCGGGGCCTGCTTCGCTGGACGACTGGGGCGGTCGAGGCCGTGCCGCTCCCGGGCGGCTCGCCGCTGAGCCAAGCGGTGCTCGCGATCGTCGTGGACCGGGCCGGCGCGGTGTGGGTGGGCACGCGGAGCGGCCTGTTCGTCCACGACCCGGCGCGGGCCCGGTTCTCGCACCTCGATCCGTCCGACGTCGGCGCCGCCGCTCCCGTCATGGCGGCGACGACCTCGACCGACGGGGCGCTCTGGATCGGGACCTTCGGCGGTGGCCTCGTCCGCCAGCGGCCGGGGCGCCCGCCCGAGGCCGCGCCGGGGGCGCCCGAGGACGCGCTCGTCTGGGCGCTCCGGCCGGCCCCCGACGGCGGCCTCTGGGTCGGGACCGACAACGGCGTGTGCCGCCGTGACGTCGGAGGGCGCTCGACGTGCCTCCGGGCGCCACTCGCGCGGTCCGACGGGGACGCCTTCGTCTACGCGCTCGAGGGCGACGGGGCGGGCGGCGTCTGGGCCGCGGGGTCGTCGCTGGTCCGCCTCGACGGGCGCTCGGGCGCGATCGTCCGCCGGGTCGAGACGGAGCCGGTCGGGACGCCGACGGCGCTCCACCGGGACCGCGGGGGGCGCCTCTGGGTCGCGGTGGAGAAGCGCGGCCTGTGGCGGCTCGATGAGAGGGCCGGCCGGCTCCGGCCCGTCGCGGTCCCCGCGCTCGCCGCGGCCTCGGTGTGGGCGATCCACGAGGCGGCCGACGGCGCCCTGTGGCTGGGCACGTCGGACGGCCTGCTCCGCCTCGACCCCGAGGCGGCGCGGGGGGAGGCGCACGCGCCCGGCCTCGGCGGCTCCACCGTTTACGGCGTCGTCCCCGACGGCGACCGTCTCTGGCTGACGACCGCCCGCGGGCTCGTGCGGTACCGCCCGGCCGACGGCGCGCTCCGCCGGTTCGGGGCCGACGAGGGCGTCCGCAACGTCGAATTCAACCGGCGGGCCGTCCACCGGGCGCCCGACGGGCGCGTCCACCTCGGCGGGATGGCCGGCCTGACGACGTTCGACCCCGCGGCGTTCGGCGACGACGGCGCCCTGCCAACGGCCGTCGTGACCCGGCTCCGGGTCGATGGCCCGGGTGGGACGGAGGTCTATGGAGGGGCGGCGGTCCGCCTCGGGCCGTCGGCGCGGGCGCTCACGTTCGAGGTGGCCGCGCCGCTCCCGTCGGGCGGCTCGGCGCTCCGCTACGCGTACCGCCTGGGCCCGCTCGACGCCGACTGGGTCGAGATCGAGGGCGAGCCGGTCGTCCGCCTCGCCGGGCTCCCCCCGGGGGCGTACAGGTTCGAGGCGCGGGCCTCGCGCGGCGACGGCGTGTGGGGCGCGCCGGCCGCGGTCGCCGTCACGCTCGACCCGCCGTGGTACCGGACGGGCTGGTTCCGCTTCGTCGCGGCGGCCCTGCTGGCGGCGCTCGTCGTCGGCGCGGTGCAGCTCCGGGTCCGGGCCGTCCGACGCGAGGAGCGGATGCGGTGGCGGATCGCGAGCGACCTCCACGACGACGTGGGGAGCCGGTTGGCGTCGGTGGCGCTCCTGGCCGAGCACGTCCGCGACCAGGGCGCCCTCGACCCGCCCGAGGCGAGCCAGCTCACCGCCGTCGCCCAGGCCGCGCGGGGGATGGTCGAGAGCCTCCGCGAGATCGTCTGGTTCGTCGACCCGTCGCACGAGCGGCCGGGGTCGTTCGCCGCGCGCACGCGGGAGGCCGCCGCGTCGCTCGTCGGCCCGCGCGCGACCGTCGAGGCGCCCGACCGGAGCCGGCTCGACGCGGCCCCGTTGGCCGTCCGCCGCGACGTGTTCCTGATCCTCAAGGAGGCCCTCCACAACGCCGCGAGGCACGCCGGCGGGGCGACGGTCGCGGTGCGGATCGAGGAGTCGGGCCGGGAGCTCGTGCTGTCCGTCCGCGACGAGGGGCCGGGGTTCGACCCGGCCGCGGCGCGATCGGGTACCGGGCTCCGGAGCCTCCGCCGCCGCGCCGAGGCCCTCGGCGGCACCCTCGACGTCGCCAGCGCGCCGGGGGAGGGCACGGCCGTCACGCTCCGCGCCCCGCTCCCATGA
- a CDS encoding AMP-dependent synthetase/ligase has protein sequence MPAVVPFETAPQLLRRLAEHYAGTGKAALGHKDKATKAWTDLTWDDLDAQVRAFAGFLHARGVGKGDRVAILSENRPEWAVADMAAQQLGAVTVALYTTTPASQVAYVLRDSGATVLVVSTGLQLRKADRAFDDCPDLRSIVSMAAPRKARPDVPVVTWDDALSEGERQSLDLDALSDEVGPDDLSALIYTSGTTGDPKGVRMTHRNLMSNVHAALDRYDIHESDVHLSFLPLSHAFERTAGYTTILAAGGQIVYAESIDAVSKNLPEVRPTVMVSVPRLFERVYSTIQRSVAEGSVVKRGLFAWAVEVGSKVAQRTKAGKTIWPPLRAQHALAHRLVFSTLHEKLGGRVRFAISGGAALPEEIGTFFEAAGIRLIEGYGLSETAPVLAANPFDAPIYGTVGWVMPGVTVAIRALDSGRILAEVEGDDYPTDVTTGPGEILAKGPNVMAGYWERPEESAAAFDADGWFRTGDVGRFEGGYLRITDRLKHMIVTGGGKNVYPGPIESTLSTSPLVSQLMVVGEGRPYLTALVAPDLDGLRQEAGALGLGASTEAELLAAPELRAAVEQTLADYNRAAPSHEKVRDFRFVAEPFTVENDLLTPTMKLKRRAIEAHYADLVESMYERDR, from the coding sequence ATGCCCGCCGTCGTCCCGTTCGAGACCGCCCCGCAGCTCCTCCGCCGCCTCGCGGAGCACTACGCCGGCACCGGCAAGGCCGCGCTCGGCCACAAGGACAAGGCCACGAAGGCGTGGACCGACCTCACCTGGGACGACCTCGACGCGCAGGTCCGTGCGTTCGCCGGCTTCCTCCACGCCCGAGGCGTTGGCAAAGGCGACCGGGTCGCGATCCTCAGCGAGAACCGGCCCGAGTGGGCCGTGGCCGACATGGCGGCGCAGCAGCTCGGCGCCGTGACCGTCGCCCTCTACACCACGACGCCGGCCAGCCAGGTCGCGTACGTCCTCCGCGACAGCGGCGCGACCGTGCTCGTGGTCTCGACCGGCCTCCAGCTCCGCAAGGCCGACCGCGCCTTCGACGACTGCCCCGACCTCCGCTCGATCGTGTCGATGGCCGCGCCGCGGAAGGCCCGTCCTGACGTCCCCGTCGTGACCTGGGACGACGCCCTCTCGGAAGGCGAGCGGCAGTCCCTCGACCTCGACGCGCTCTCGGACGAGGTCGGCCCCGACGACCTCTCGGCGCTCATCTACACCTCCGGCACGACCGGCGACCCGAAGGGCGTCCGAATGACGCACCGGAACCTCATGTCGAACGTCCACGCGGCGCTCGACCGGTACGACATCCACGAGAGCGACGTCCACCTCTCGTTCCTCCCCCTCAGCCACGCCTTCGAGCGGACGGCCGGCTACACGACGATCCTCGCGGCCGGCGGCCAGATCGTCTACGCCGAGTCGATCGACGCCGTCTCGAAGAACCTCCCGGAAGTCCGTCCGACGGTGATGGTGTCGGTGCCCCGGCTGTTCGAGCGGGTCTACTCGACGATCCAGCGGTCCGTGGCCGAGGGCTCGGTCGTCAAGCGTGGCCTGTTCGCGTGGGCCGTCGAGGTCGGGAGCAAGGTGGCCCAGCGGACGAAAGCCGGGAAGACGATCTGGCCGCCCCTCCGCGCGCAGCACGCCCTCGCCCATCGGCTCGTGTTCTCGACGCTCCACGAGAAGCTGGGCGGGCGCGTCCGGTTCGCCATCAGCGGCGGAGCCGCGTTGCCGGAGGAGATTGGGACGTTCTTCGAGGCCGCCGGCATCCGCCTCATCGAGGGCTACGGGCTCAGCGAGACGGCCCCGGTCCTCGCCGCCAACCCGTTCGACGCGCCGATCTACGGGACCGTCGGCTGGGTGATGCCGGGCGTCACGGTCGCCATCCGCGCGCTCGACTCCGGCCGGATCCTCGCCGAGGTGGAGGGCGACGACTACCCGACGGACGTGACGACGGGGCCAGGCGAGATCCTCGCCAAGGGACCGAACGTGATGGCCGGCTACTGGGAGCGCCCTGAGGAGAGCGCCGCCGCGTTCGACGCCGACGGCTGGTTCCGGACCGGCGACGTGGGGCGTTTCGAAGGCGGCTACCTCCGCATCACCGACCGGCTCAAGCACATGATCGTGACGGGCGGCGGGAAGAACGTCTACCCCGGCCCCATCGAGAGCACGCTCTCGACCTCGCCACTCGTCTCGCAGCTCATGGTCGTCGGCGAGGGCCGGCCGTACCTCACGGCGCTCGTCGCGCCCGACCTCGACGGGCTCCGGCAGGAGGCGGGGGCCCTCGGCCTCGGCGCGTCCACCGAGGCGGAGTTGCTGGCGGCCCCCGAGCTCCGCGCGGCGGTCGAGCAGACGCTCGCCGACTACAACCGGGCCGCGCCGAGCCACGAGAAGGTCCGCGACTTCCGGTTCGTCGCCGAGCCGTTCACGGTCGAGAACGACCTCCTCACGCCGACGATGAAGCTCAAGCGCCGCGCCATCGAGGCCCACTACGCCGACCTCGTGGAGTCGATGTACGAGCGCGACCGGTAG
- the thyA gene encoding thymidylate synthase, producing the protein MPVVDTLPATTAAAEEAYLGVVERVLATGVRKTNRTGTDTIASFAEHYSVDLAEGYPLLTTKKVYFGSMLREVLWYLSGADHIRELRQHTKIWDAWADDAGDLQTAYGRFWRRFPVPEAGVALGGEVWADAGHPNVRREADGSLSFDQIGYVLDTLRHDPMSRRLVVTAWHPANAAVSRLPPCHYTFAFQVTPAEDGPDLLNCHLTQRSADLALGVPFNLACYALLTQVLANAAGLRPGRFAHTLVDAHVYVDHVEGLEEQLSRTPVPAPRLTIARHADGRAKDPDELTFEDFALVGYDPQPAIRFPVAV; encoded by the coding sequence ATGCCCGTCGTCGACACCCTGCCCGCCACGACGGCCGCCGCCGAAGAGGCCTACCTCGGCGTCGTCGAGCGCGTGCTGGCGACGGGCGTCCGCAAGACGAACCGGACGGGGACCGACACGATCGCCTCGTTCGCCGAGCACTACAGCGTCGACCTCGCCGAGGGCTACCCGCTGCTCACGACGAAGAAGGTTTACTTCGGGTCGATGCTCCGCGAAGTGCTCTGGTACCTCTCCGGGGCCGACCACATCCGCGAGCTCCGCCAGCACACCAAGATCTGGGACGCGTGGGCCGACGACGCGGGCGATCTCCAGACGGCGTACGGCCGGTTCTGGAGGCGCTTCCCGGTCCCCGAGGCCGGCGTCGCCCTCGGCGGCGAGGTCTGGGCCGACGCCGGCCACCCGAACGTCCGCCGCGAGGCCGACGGGTCGCTCTCGTTCGACCAGATCGGGTACGTCCTCGACACGCTCCGACACGACCCGATGAGCCGGCGGCTCGTCGTCACGGCGTGGCACCCGGCGAACGCGGCCGTCAGCCGGCTCCCGCCGTGCCACTACACGTTCGCGTTTCAGGTCACGCCGGCCGAGGACGGGCCGGACCTCCTCAACTGCCACCTCACGCAGCGCTCGGCCGACCTCGCCCTCGGCGTCCCGTTCAACCTCGCCTGCTACGCCCTCCTCACGCAGGTCCTCGCCAATGCCGCCGGCCTCCGCCCGGGCCGCTTCGCCCACACCCTCGTCGACGCGCACGTCTACGTCGACCACGTCGAGGGGCTGGAGGAGCAACTCTCGCGGACGCCCGTGCCCGCCCCGCGCCTCACGATTGCTCGCCACGCCGACGGCCGCGCAAAGGACCCCGACGAGCTCACGTTCGAGGACTTCGCGCTGGTGGGCTACGACCCGCAGCCGGCCATCCGCTTCCCCGTCGCCGTCTAG
- the apaG gene encoding Co2+/Mg2+ efflux protein ApaG, translating to MVSYDATTETVRITVRPAYLDGKSDAMARQFVFAYFVRVENHGGDDVQLLRRHWTITDADGHVQNVEGAGVVGQQPTIPPGEAHEYHSVCVLRTFEGTMEGTYLMQRESGSRFRARIPRFHLVALGN from the coding sequence ATGGTCTCCTACGACGCCACAACCGAGACCGTCCGGATCACCGTCCGCCCGGCCTACCTCGACGGCAAGTCCGACGCGATGGCGCGCCAGTTCGTGTTCGCCTACTTCGTCCGCGTCGAGAACCACGGCGGCGACGACGTCCAACTCCTGCGGCGCCACTGGACCATCACCGACGCGGACGGCCACGTCCAGAACGTTGAGGGCGCGGGCGTCGTGGGGCAGCAGCCGACGATCCCGCCCGGCGAGGCCCACGAGTACCACTCGGTCTGCGTCCTCCGCACGTTCGAGGGCACGATGGAGGGGACGTACCTCATGCAGCGCGAGTCCGGCTCCCGGTTTCGCGCCCGGATCCCGCGGTTCCACCTCGTCGCGCTCGGCAACTGA
- a CDS encoding response regulator: MLAPATVWIVEDDPLYREAVAVVLADAPDVIAVEAFEAVEDALEALDAGGAPDVVLTDLQLPGLSGLDGLRQFRARAAGAHLVVLTVFEDEDRIVEAIAAGAGGYLLKPSSAEAIAEAVRTARRGGAPITPRIAARVLDVFGRLVRPGLEPDDYGLTDREREVLQLLVDGATKGAVADALFLSPHTVDVHVRNIYGKLQVHSRGGAVAKALREGLAT; this comes from the coding sequence GTGCTCGCCCCGGCCACCGTCTGGATCGTCGAGGACGACCCCCTGTACCGGGAGGCCGTCGCCGTGGTGCTGGCGGACGCCCCCGACGTGATCGCCGTCGAGGCGTTCGAGGCGGTCGAGGACGCGCTCGAGGCGCTCGACGCCGGCGGGGCGCCGGACGTCGTCCTCACGGACCTCCAACTGCCCGGCCTGAGCGGGCTCGACGGGCTCCGCCAGTTCCGGGCCCGCGCGGCCGGGGCGCACCTCGTGGTCCTGACGGTCTTCGAGGACGAGGACCGGATCGTCGAGGCGATCGCGGCCGGCGCGGGCGGGTACCTCCTCAAGCCGTCGTCCGCCGAGGCCATCGCCGAGGCGGTCCGGACCGCCCGGCGAGGTGGGGCCCCCATCACGCCGCGCATCGCGGCCCGCGTGCTCGACGTGTTCGGCCGGCTCGTCCGCCCCGGCCTCGAGCCCGACGACTACGGCCTGACCGACCGCGAGCGCGAGGTGCTCCAACTCCTCGTCGACGGCGCGACGAAGGGGGCCGTCGCCGACGCCCTGTTCCTCAGCCCGCACACCGTCGACGTCCACGTCCGCAACATCTACGGGAAGCTCCAGGTCCACTCGCGCGGCGGGGCCGTGGCGAAGGCGCTCCGCGAGGGGCTGGCGACCTGA
- a CDS encoding BtpA/SgcQ family protein encodes MSSDFLSLFSRPKPVVAVIHAGPSPGVPGSFGVAAAVDRAVAETRLLVELGVDGLLVENAHDAPALRDEETGPEVVAYMTRVAVAVRRNADRLPVGVRVLHADRAALAVAHASGCHFVRVDGWAQAPDAAGRFHRYRQALGADLPVLADLRPPTADEVPALVAATEAARPDALVVLGPAVGHPSAPGVVDAACEAAGLPLFCGGGLDGDNLLDYVDAADGFLVGSGLKEARRWQAPVCESRVRRLIGAVEYARGQEVRQ; translated from the coding sequence ATGTCCTCCGACTTCCTGTCGTTGTTCTCGCGTCCCAAGCCGGTGGTGGCCGTCATTCACGCCGGCCCATCCCCCGGCGTGCCCGGGTCGTTCGGCGTCGCCGCGGCCGTGGACCGGGCCGTGGCTGAAACGCGGCTTTTGGTCGAGTTAGGGGTCGACGGGCTCCTCGTCGAGAACGCCCACGACGCGCCCGCTCTGCGGGACGAGGAGACGGGCCCGGAGGTCGTGGCCTACATGACGCGCGTCGCCGTGGCCGTCCGCCGCAACGCGGACCGGCTGCCCGTCGGCGTCCGGGTGCTCCACGCCGACCGCGCGGCGCTCGCCGTCGCGCACGCCTCCGGCTGCCACTTCGTCCGGGTCGACGGGTGGGCCCAGGCACCGGACGCGGCCGGCCGGTTCCACCGCTACCGCCAGGCGCTCGGGGCGGATCTCCCCGTCCTCGCCGACCTCCGCCCGCCTACGGCCGACGAGGTCCCGGCGCTCGTCGCCGCGACGGAGGCCGCGCGCCCCGACGCGCTCGTCGTGCTCGGGCCGGCCGTCGGCCACCCCTCGGCGCCGGGCGTCGTGGACGCGGCCTGTGAGGCGGCCGGGCTTCCGCTCTTCTGCGGCGGCGGCCTCGACGGCGACAACCTCCTCGACTACGTCGACGCGGCCGACGGCTTCCTCGTGGGGAGCGGCCTCAAGGAGGCGCGCCGCTGGCAGGCCCCGGTCTGCGAGTCGCGCGTCCGCCGGCTCATCGGGGCCGTCGAGTACGCCCGGGGCCAGGAGGTCCGCCAGTAA
- a CDS encoding dihydrofolate reductase yields the protein MSPEIVVIAAVAEAPGTPSDRLIGDGMDLPWHLPADLKRFKALTSGWPLVMGRKTFESLLHQFGGPLPNRENVVLTRHPTHVDHPGIHVYGGLADVLDAFADRERIFIGGGAGVYGSVLDPAGPVQADRLELTFVEGTFEGDTYFPEYRHLLAENGGPFRLDAREEHPAEDGRPAFRFDTYVRAA from the coding sequence ATGAGCCCTGAGATCGTCGTCATCGCTGCCGTGGCCGAGGCGCCCGGGACGCCGTCGGACCGGCTCATCGGCGACGGGATGGACCTCCCGTGGCACCTCCCGGCCGACCTCAAGCGGTTCAAGGCGCTCACGTCGGGCTGGCCGCTCGTGATGGGGCGAAAAACGTTCGAGAGCCTGCTCCACCAGTTCGGCGGTCCGTTGCCGAACCGCGAGAACGTCGTCCTCACACGCCACCCGACGCACGTCGACCACCCGGGCATCCATGTCTACGGCGGACTCGCCGACGTGCTGGACGCGTTCGCCGACCGCGAGCGGATCTTCATCGGCGGCGGCGCGGGCGTCTACGGCTCGGTCCTCGACCCCGCCGGGCCCGTCCAGGCTGACCGGCTGGAGCTGACGTTCGTCGAGGGCACGTTCGAGGGGGACACGTACTTCCCCGAATACCGGCACCTGCTGGCCGAGAACGGCGGCCCGTTCCGCCTCGACGCGCGGGAGGAGCACCCCGCGGAGGACGGCCGGCCGGCGTTCCGGTTCGACACGTACGTCCGCGCTGCGTAA